One genomic region from Pseudoduganella dura encodes:
- a CDS encoding hybrid sensor histidine kinase/response regulator produces MPPRHGLTLSLRHLLILLTAIGFLPLALLGTWGLMAAADVQQREQDRSMLELARALSSAVDAEHDGAAAALTGMARTPAMQAGDLRAFHDVAKQQAAAQREWLGVILSDAAGHTVFRTMAPFGAPALPVADPGSLGRAVALNAPVAGSVVRGKGGRPAFPVRVPVRLADGSSYVLSAVIAPDRILNVIRRQRAPGDWVIAVMDGTARRVARSRDHDRFVAGQASVGLLRLLRSGPEGTGDSRTIENVEVRTAFTTSARWGWSVVVSAPTASLRWPLLQGAMVYAAGLALSLAGSIALATLLSRRIVRRIERLVRGAAALGAGTPVKVAPSRVREIEQMGQALAAAAAARDRHEHERSELLASLERAIASQEGALAEAREAGRAKDEFLAVLGHELRNPLSPIVASLDLMDLRGDTGAQRERAVLRRQVAHLKRLVDDLLDVSRIASGKLDLDLRPVDLADIARQAVDAATGLRVTLAAPEALWVMGDDTRLAQVLGNLLSNAGRFGGGEAAVTVTVVSGHEGGMARLAVSDCGAGMAPDLLARVFEPFYQAPQQLARRTGGLGLGLAIVRKIVELHGGHVAAHSAGPGQGSTFEVLLPLARQMTVPPPQPRAPVTPGLRVLLVDDNEDAARASAQMLCHMGLDVQVAYTAHDALAAYGDGTVDAALLDIGLPDMDGYALAAALRDAAAGRALRLVALTGYGQKGDIERASAAGFDLHLTKPASLDDLRRALAA; encoded by the coding sequence ATGCCTCCACGCCACGGCCTCACTCTCAGCCTGCGCCACCTGCTGATCCTGCTGACGGCGATCGGCTTCCTGCCGCTTGCACTGCTCGGCACGTGGGGCCTGATGGCGGCCGCCGACGTGCAGCAGCGCGAGCAGGACCGTTCGATGCTGGAACTGGCGCGCGCGCTGTCTTCCGCCGTCGATGCCGAACATGACGGCGCCGCGGCGGCGCTGACCGGCATGGCGCGCACCCCGGCGATGCAGGCGGGCGACCTGCGCGCCTTCCACGACGTGGCGAAACAGCAGGCCGCGGCCCAGCGCGAATGGCTCGGCGTGATCCTGTCGGATGCGGCCGGGCATACCGTGTTTCGCACGATGGCGCCGTTCGGCGCGCCGGCGCTGCCCGTGGCCGACCCGGGCAGCCTGGGCCGGGCGGTCGCCCTGAATGCGCCGGTGGCCGGCAGCGTGGTGCGCGGCAAGGGCGGGCGGCCGGCTTTCCCGGTGCGGGTGCCGGTCAGGCTGGCCGACGGCAGCAGCTATGTGTTGTCCGCCGTGATCGCGCCGGACCGCATCCTGAACGTGATACGGCGCCAGCGTGCCCCCGGGGATTGGGTGATCGCCGTGATGGACGGCACCGCGCGGCGCGTGGCGCGTTCGCGCGACCATGACCGCTTCGTGGCCGGGCAAGCCAGCGTGGGCCTGCTGCGGCTGCTGCGCAGCGGGCCGGAAGGCACCGGCGATTCCCGGACCATCGAGAACGTCGAGGTGCGTACGGCATTCACCACGTCGGCGCGCTGGGGCTGGAGCGTTGTCGTCAGCGCCCCGACCGCCTCGCTGCGCTGGCCGCTGCTGCAGGGCGCGATGGTGTACGCGGCCGGGCTGGCATTGAGCCTCGCCGGCTCCATTGCATTGGCCACGCTGCTGTCGCGCCGCATCGTGCGCCGCATCGAGCGCCTGGTGCGCGGCGCCGCGGCCCTGGGTGCCGGCACGCCGGTAAAAGTGGCGCCGTCGCGGGTGCGCGAGATCGAACAGATGGGCCAGGCGCTGGCCGCCGCCGCCGCCGCGCGCGACAGGCACGAGCACGAGCGTTCCGAACTGCTGGCTTCCCTGGAACGCGCCATTGCGTCGCAGGAGGGGGCGCTTGCCGAGGCGCGCGAGGCCGGCCGCGCGAAAGACGAGTTCCTCGCCGTGCTGGGGCACGAGCTGCGCAACCCGCTCAGCCCGATCGTGGCATCGCTGGACCTGATGGACCTGCGCGGCGACACGGGCGCGCAGCGCGAGCGGGCGGTGCTGCGGCGGCAGGTCGCGCACCTGAAACGCCTGGTGGACGACCTGCTGGATGTGTCGCGCATTGCTTCCGGCAAGCTCGACCTGGACTTGCGGCCGGTGGACCTGGCCGACATCGCGCGGCAGGCGGTGGATGCCGCGACCGGTCTGCGCGTTACGCTGGCGGCGCCGGAGGCGCTGTGGGTCATGGGCGACGACACCCGCCTGGCCCAGGTGCTGGGCAACCTGCTGTCGAACGCCGGGCGCTTCGGCGGCGGTGAAGCGGCCGTCACGGTAACGGTGGTGTCCGGACACGAGGGGGGCATGGCGCGGCTGGCCGTGAGCGACTGCGGTGCGGGCATGGCGCCGGACCTGCTGGCGCGCGTGTTCGAACCGTTCTACCAGGCGCCCCAGCAACTGGCGCGGCGTACCGGCGGGCTCGGGCTGGGACTGGCGATCGTGCGCAAGATCGTCGAACTGCATGGCGGCCACGTGGCGGCGCACAGCGCGGGCCCGGGGCAGGGCAGCACGTTCGAGGTGCTGCTGCCGCTGGCGCGCCAGATGACCGTGCCGCCCCCGCAGCCGCGGGCGCCGGTCACGCCCGGCCTGCGCGTGCTGCTGGTGGACGACAACGAAGACGCGGCGCGGGCCAGTGCGCAGATGCTGTGCCACATGGGCCTCGACGTGCAGGTGGCCTACACCGCGCACGATGCGCTGGCGGCCTATGGCGACGGCACCGTCGATGCCGCGCTGCTCGACATCGGCCTGCCGGACATGGATGGCTACGCGCTGGCCGCCGCGCTGCGCGATGCCGCGGCCGGCCGCGCCCTCCGGCTCGTGGCGCTGACCGGTTATGGCCAGAAGGGCGATATCGAGCGCGCGTCGGCGGCGGGTTTCGACCTGCATCTCACCAAGCCGGCGTCGCTGGACGACCTGCGCCGCGCGCTGGCGGCCTGA
- a CDS encoding DUF378 domain-containing protein, with translation MATMNTGSADVVAHKALNAVDWIAMVLLIVGGLNWGLVGLFQFDLVAAIFGEQTTASRIVYALVGLSALYGIYLAAKKLPSH, from the coding sequence ATGGCAACGATGAATACCGGCTCGGCCGACGTGGTCGCGCACAAGGCTCTGAATGCCGTGGACTGGATCGCAATGGTATTACTGATCGTGGGTGGCCTGAACTGGGGCCTGGTGGGCCTGTTCCAGTTCGACCTGGTCGCCGCGATCTTCGGCGAGCAGACCACCGCCTCGCGTATCGTGTATGCACTGGTGGGCCTGTCCGCGCTGTACGGGATCTACCTGGCTGCGAAGAAGCTCCCAAGCCACTGA
- a CDS encoding sigma-70 family RNA polymerase sigma factor, which produces MNAVPPHSNLLALRNELLGNEFKRSYGWLTASMHRLVGSRNDAEDLAASTFTELATLDDLRHVRQPRALLTTIARRLTFEFWRRRDLERAYLAELALRPEGVGASAEDICMTVEEIVRIDAALARLSAKAREAFILSQFEELGYAEIADRLGVSVSMVRKYVAQALAACWPAA; this is translated from the coding sequence ATGAACGCCGTACCCCCACACAGTAACCTCCTGGCGCTGCGCAACGAATTGCTGGGCAACGAATTCAAGCGCAGCTATGGCTGGCTGACGGCCAGCATGCACCGGCTGGTGGGCTCCCGCAACGATGCCGAGGACCTGGCCGCGTCCACCTTTACCGAACTGGCCACTCTCGACGACCTGCGCCATGTGCGCCAGCCGCGCGCACTGCTGACCACGATCGCGCGCCGCCTGACCTTTGAATTCTGGCGCCGCCGCGATCTCGAACGCGCCTACCTCGCCGAGCTGGCGTTGCGGCCGGAGGGCGTGGGCGCATCCGCCGAGGACATCTGCATGACGGTCGAGGAAATCGTTCGCATCGATGCGGCCCTCGCCCGGCTGTCGGCGAAGGCGCGCGAGGCGTTCATCCTCAGCCAGTTCGAGGAACTCGGCTATGCCGAGATCGCCGACCGGCTCGGTGTATCGGTCAGCATGGTGCGCAAGTACGTGGCGCAGGCGCTCGCCGCCTGCTGGCCGGCCGCATGA
- a CDS encoding FecR family protein → MTAQPRSRAERTAIDWEVRLRDPGVDERELRAFRAWHDGAPEHAAAWTSLQRQLGQMGGRGGRAGGEGLAVARALRKPVEERRRALRAGFGMAMLAITGAGSWKLAHELGYDATWRSAVGERGAATLADGSALRFDAASRIDLAGGAGPVRLHLRQGQLLVRARGALTVAVGGAEIDCNGAELCAGRLVQRGIAAVRGGEARLRLPGRAPVALASGDVLTFDGAGGAAGALPSPLSFNAASGWTRGILVADRLPLPDVAEAFGRYHRDIVRVGGTAASRVISGVFRLDDLDGALRQIGGALPVRVARYGMLAIIE, encoded by the coding sequence ATGACGGCGCAGCCGCGCAGCCGCGCCGAACGCACCGCGATCGACTGGGAAGTACGGCTGCGCGATCCCGGCGTGGACGAGCGCGAATTGCGCGCGTTCCGTGCCTGGCACGACGGCGCGCCGGAGCATGCGGCCGCGTGGACGTCGCTGCAGCGGCAACTCGGGCAGATGGGCGGGCGCGGCGGCCGTGCCGGTGGAGAAGGCCTGGCGGTGGCCCGGGCCCTGCGGAAGCCGGTAGAAGAGCGCCGGCGGGCGCTGCGGGCCGGGTTCGGCATGGCGATGCTGGCGATCACGGGCGCCGGCAGCTGGAAGCTGGCGCACGAGCTGGGCTATGACGCCACGTGGCGCAGCGCCGTCGGCGAGCGCGGCGCGGCCACCCTTGCGGACGGTTCGGCGCTGCGCTTCGATGCCGCGTCGCGCATCGATCTCGCCGGCGGCGCCGGGCCGGTGCGGCTGCACCTGCGGCAGGGGCAGCTGCTGGTGCGCGCGCGGGGTGCGCTCACGGTCGCCGTGGGCGGCGCGGAAATCGACTGCAATGGCGCCGAACTGTGTGCCGGACGGCTGGTGCAGCGCGGCATCGCCGCGGTCCGCGGCGGCGAGGCACGGTTGCGCCTGCCGGGCCGGGCGCCCGTCGCGCTGGCATCCGGCGACGTACTGACCTTCGATGGCGCCGGCGGCGCGGCCGGTGCTCTGCCGTCGCCGCTGTCGTTCAACGCGGCGTCCGGCTGGACGCGCGGCATTCTGGTGGCCGACCGCCTGCCCCTGCCTGACGTGGCCGAAGCGTTCGGCCGCTACCATCGCGATATCGTGCGGGTCGGCGGCACGGCCGCATCCCGCGTGATCAGCGGCGTGTTCCGGCTTGACGATCTCGACGGCGCGCTGCGGCAGATCGGCGGCGCGCTGCCGGTGCGCGTGGCGCGCTACGGCATGCTGGCCATTATCGAATAA